A genome region from Ammoniphilus oxalaticus includes the following:
- a CDS encoding DUF2634 domain-containing protein, with protein sequence MVLPTGNITVTEDFEVVSEAELPTRTYKLDFERGRCVGFIDRRKAMEQAIYKVLNTHRFAHLIYSDDYGFQNMIGHERLFVQGELPRRIKEALLQDERITSIENFRLEFEKDEAYVSLTAITIYGDVEVLREGIPFVQS encoded by the coding sequence TTGGTCCTACCCACAGGAAACATAACGGTAACGGAAGATTTTGAGGTTGTGAGCGAGGCTGAATTACCTACTCGAACGTATAAGTTGGACTTTGAGCGGGGGCGATGCGTTGGTTTTATTGATCGAAGGAAAGCGATGGAACAAGCGATATATAAAGTGTTGAATACCCATCGGTTTGCCCATCTAATTTATTCAGATGATTATGGCTTTCAGAACATGATCGGGCACGAGCGCCTTTTTGTTCAAGGGGAACTGCCAAGACGAATTAAGGAAGCATTGCTGCAAGACGAAAGAATCACCTCAATCGAGAACTTTAGGCTTGAATTTGAGAAAGACGAAGCCTATGTAAGCCTAACCGCAATCACAATCTATGGTGACGTTGAAGTGTTGAGGGAGGGGATTCCATTTGTTCAGTCATAA
- a CDS encoding DUF2577 domain-containing protein, which translates to MLDNVKRAAVAAVMATNPVNVLYGTIESTKPLEVRIHEKLKLTADFLDVAEHLTRHERIVSIHHEEMATRNLGDRTDHDMLDSDDGEPPYTKYQHDYVKLIMQDGLKTGDKVVLLRVQGGHRFLVLDRYKRGEEVWSYPQET; encoded by the coding sequence ATGTTAGACAATGTTAAAAGAGCAGCCGTCGCCGCAGTCATGGCTACAAATCCCGTCAATGTGTTATACGGTACAATTGAGAGCACGAAGCCGTTAGAGGTACGCATCCATGAGAAATTAAAGCTAACAGCTGATTTTTTAGATGTTGCCGAGCATTTGACGCGGCATGAACGAATTGTGTCTATCCATCATGAGGAAATGGCTACACGAAACCTTGGTGATAGAACAGATCACGACATGTTGGATAGCGATGATGGCGAACCACCATATACAAAATATCAGCACGATTACGTCAAATTAATAATGCAAGATGGATTAAAAACAGGTGATAAAGTGGTGTTGCTCCGAGTGCAAGGAGGACACCGCTTTTTAGTTTTAGATCGATATAAGAGAGGTGAGGAGGTTTGGTCCTACCCACAGGAAACATAA
- a CDS encoding XkdQ/YqbQ family protein, which produces MEILLDNRKGEVFDIPVKEFEWKTERIGKASVFEAGLFNDNPLEFPVESGAIIRAIDGDNKIFYGYVFEDGIKRSGDMSIKAYDQLRYLKNQDTYVMPSSTATVAIKNIANRLGLKVGVFENTGYVVPGIVEDDKEAFDVVVKFLDTTLIKSNRNFVLFDNYGMLDLRNILNLVIPADDFYIGEDSLLYDWEYIKSIDKETYNRIKFVRDNKEKGKRESFIAQDSANIAKWGLLQQYRIVDEKMTDAQIKELLERSINVLNKETKTLELSCLGNWKVRAGRMVYLYIEKLGIEEYMMIDECAHKWNEGVHTMELKAKVI; this is translated from the coding sequence ATGGAAATTTTGCTTGATAATCGAAAAGGCGAAGTCTTTGATATTCCCGTCAAGGAATTCGAGTGGAAAACGGAGCGGATTGGTAAGGCTAGTGTGTTTGAAGCTGGCTTATTCAATGACAATCCTCTAGAGTTCCCTGTTGAAAGCGGGGCTATCATCCGCGCAATAGACGGGGATAACAAAATCTTTTACGGCTATGTTTTTGAGGATGGGATCAAGAGAAGCGGCGATATGTCCATTAAGGCGTATGACCAACTTCGCTATTTGAAGAATCAGGATACCTACGTGATGCCTTCTTCCACAGCGACAGTTGCTATAAAGAACATCGCAAATAGATTGGGCCTAAAGGTCGGAGTGTTTGAGAATACGGGATATGTCGTCCCAGGCATCGTTGAGGATGATAAAGAGGCGTTCGATGTTGTGGTTAAATTTTTGGATACCACTTTAATCAAGTCAAACAGAAACTTTGTCTTGTTTGATAACTACGGGATGTTGGATCTGCGGAATATTCTTAATCTAGTCATTCCGGCAGACGATTTTTACATAGGGGAAGATAGCCTACTCTATGATTGGGAGTATATCAAATCGATTGATAAGGAGACATACAACCGTATTAAGTTTGTTCGGGACAACAAAGAAAAGGGAAAACGTGAATCCTTTATCGCTCAAGACTCCGCCAACATCGCGAAATGGGGGCTTCTCCAACAGTATCGCATTGTTGACGAGAAGATGACCGATGCTCAAATCAAGGAACTTTTGGAGCGGTCTATCAACGTCCTTAACAAAGAGACCAAAACGCTAGAATTGTCGTGCTTGGGTAATTGGAAAGTGCGTGCTGGTCGAATGGTCTATTTGTATATCGAGAAGCTTGGGATCGAGGAATACATGATGATTGACGAATGTGCCCACAAATGGAACGAGGGCGTCCATACGATGGAATTGAAAGCCAAGGTGATATAA
- a CDS encoding LysM peptidoglycan-binding domain-containing protein: MRGVFFSVNNDTERIQLPVNPPTINAKNQADGETFKIAKLGTVNVPKDVELKEFDLEGFFPAQDYHFLETEFKDPSFYIEKFEKWMEEKTRVRYTYVNGSFAINELVTIENFEYDESFGTADVNFTMSLKKYVPFAPKKLIIETPKPDTPAPTTATKKEAPPPQNKKVVPQTYTLIAGDSLWKVAQKYTGNGNNYPELQKLNGIQNSQIRKLPIGLKLKIPPTWVK, from the coding sequence GTGAGGGGTGTCTTTTTTAGCGTAAACAACGATACGGAAAGGATTCAACTGCCCGTGAATCCGCCTACCATCAATGCGAAGAATCAAGCGGATGGCGAAACATTTAAGATTGCCAAGCTAGGAACGGTAAACGTGCCCAAGGATGTTGAGTTAAAAGAGTTTGATCTAGAGGGATTCTTTCCCGCTCAAGACTATCATTTTCTTGAAACGGAGTTCAAGGATCCATCTTTTTACATTGAGAAGTTTGAAAAGTGGATGGAAGAAAAAACACGGGTTCGATATACCTACGTGAACGGCTCCTTCGCGATCAACGAACTGGTTACAATTGAGAATTTTGAATACGACGAATCCTTCGGAACCGCTGACGTAAACTTCACAATGTCTTTAAAGAAGTATGTCCCTTTTGCTCCGAAGAAGCTAATCATCGAAACGCCGAAACCTGACACCCCGGCGCCAACGACTGCAACCAAGAAGGAAGCGCCCCCACCGCAAAACAAAAAGGTTGTTCCGCAGACATATACACTTATTGCAGGTGATAGCCTGTGGAAGGTGGCTCAAAAGTATACGGGTAACGGGAATAACTACCCTGAGCTACAAAAGTTAAACGGGATTCAAAACAGCCAGATCAGGAAGCTTCCTATCGGCTTAAAATTGAAAATCCCGCCAACGTGGGTGAAATAA
- a CDS encoding tape measure protein: MSLQDRLTGPMMKIMRAMESTIKVMEQMDSTTQQLDQKSLANARKNITNASADLERLQSSMQNTGRAIEQATRNQDRFNNSLGDGLSTIKSYATGILAAVGAYKAFNAAKNMISNMLSRGFEMIAFRQSTEAAFTIFLGSAEKAKKYMDDMYAFALKTPFAYPDLLESSRNMIAMGVAAQNTFPIMQSIGDAVAGLGKGKDEMMRLADIFGSIQLAGKATLGEIRRFQDVGVEAMGMLAKHFDVSIEEMEKRVTKGAVSAGEAIAAVVEGINEQFGGSMAGVKGTVLGALDSMRSAIRNAGEAMLENLTEPITKGIGTVTELIKKIPQHLGPAIAAFIPLIEMFNHAVESNKLDHILSVIGIGLTSVAWILSGVGQAALWVAGIFSDNWSWIAPILFIIGFALSAVALRMLVIRSYTLLATAAQWAYNTAMAANPATWIILAIVAAIALVIYATIAWSEKTAMVVGAIVGSFYWLGAAIMNIIIGISNFILLVLELIMNGWFGTIFLIQMLWFGLSVLVLSILDGIINGTMVAAEFLVNTWNRGTYAVQMAFYNMGQGTLNVMSGVVSGTESMVNRALESISNLINGAISGANKLIGWLNSAFGLNIDSVGEVDLSVNFSRATNAITAMQAKLSEPIQAAPVSFGRSNMSGSYAASNMPTMPEYKKLERLDYMNMGDAFNKGYDAGSDLSKGVTRSLKGISNALEGYDSGPKEVLELMDAAQNLDPTANELAGGDKGKNPTGGKLDKIGKIDDKINIADEDLKLLLEYADRKSIQDVSITLTPTVSFGDLTIREEADIDKIVDKINKNFEDEMERSVEGVVEA; encoded by the coding sequence ATGTCTCTCCAAGATCGATTAACAGGTCCGATGATGAAGATCATGCGGGCTATGGAAAGTACGATCAAGGTTATGGAGCAAATGGACTCTACCACGCAACAGCTAGACCAGAAAAGCTTAGCTAATGCAAGGAAGAACATAACCAATGCTTCGGCAGATCTTGAACGGCTGCAATCCTCTATGCAAAATACTGGTCGTGCTATAGAGCAAGCCACCCGAAATCAGGATAGGTTTAATAATTCTCTAGGTGATGGGCTATCAACGATAAAGTCGTATGCAACTGGGATATTGGCTGCTGTGGGTGCTTATAAAGCATTCAATGCAGCTAAAAATATGATATCGAATATGCTTTCACGTGGTTTTGAAATGATTGCATTTAGGCAAAGCACGGAAGCTGCATTCACTATATTTTTAGGGAGTGCCGAAAAAGCAAAGAAGTACATGGATGATATGTATGCTTTCGCTTTAAAAACCCCTTTTGCATATCCTGACCTGTTGGAATCTAGTAGAAACATGATCGCTATGGGCGTTGCTGCACAAAACACTTTCCCCATCATGCAGTCTATAGGTGATGCGGTGGCCGGGCTCGGTAAAGGTAAGGATGAAATGATGAGACTAGCTGATATATTCGGTTCCATCCAGTTGGCTGGTAAGGCTACTTTAGGGGAGATTCGTCGCTTCCAAGATGTTGGTGTAGAGGCTATGGGGATGCTTGCTAAACATTTTGATGTGTCCATCGAGGAGATGGAAAAGCGAGTAACCAAAGGAGCTGTTAGTGCTGGCGAAGCAATAGCTGCTGTCGTTGAAGGCATTAATGAGCAGTTCGGTGGTTCAATGGCTGGCGTTAAGGGCACGGTATTAGGCGCATTGGATTCTATGCGGTCGGCAATTCGTAACGCGGGAGAAGCCATGCTGGAAAACTTAACCGAACCAATAACGAAAGGGATTGGCACTGTAACGGAATTGATTAAAAAAATACCTCAACATTTGGGTCCCGCGATAGCGGCGTTTATACCGTTAATCGAAATGTTCAACCATGCGGTAGAATCAAATAAATTGGATCATATTCTTTCTGTTATAGGGATAGGGTTAACCTCTGTAGCATGGATTCTTTCAGGCGTTGGACAAGCAGCCCTATGGGTCGCTGGGATCTTCTCTGATAACTGGTCATGGATTGCACCAATACTATTTATTATAGGATTTGCTTTATCCGCAGTGGCGCTTCGGATGTTGGTTATTAGATCGTACACATTATTAGCAACTGCAGCACAGTGGGCCTACAACACAGCTATGGCCGCAAATCCTGCAACATGGATCATCCTAGCCATCGTTGCAGCTATCGCCCTAGTGATCTACGCAACGATTGCATGGAGCGAAAAAACAGCGATGGTTGTTGGTGCGATTGTGGGATCTTTCTATTGGTTAGGTGCGGCAATTATGAATATCATTATAGGCATTAGCAATTTTATATTATTAGTCCTTGAATTAATCATGAACGGTTGGTTTGGAACGATATTTTTAATACAAATGCTGTGGTTTGGATTATCAGTACTAGTCTTATCTATCCTTGATGGCATTATAAATGGCACGATGGTTGCTGCTGAATTCCTAGTCAATACGTGGAATCGTGGTACATACGCGGTTCAAATGGCTTTTTACAACATGGGACAAGGCACGCTTAATGTCATGAGTGGTGTTGTGTCGGGTACAGAAAGCATGGTAAATAGAGCGTTGGAGTCTATATCCAATCTTATAAACGGAGCCATTAGTGGCGCGAACAAACTTATAGGATGGCTCAACAGTGCCTTTGGACTAAATATTGATTCCGTTGGCGAAGTGGATCTAAGTGTAAATTTCAGCCGAGCGACAAACGCAATAACAGCTATGCAAGCAAAATTATCTGAACCGATTCAAGCCGCGCCTGTTAGTTTCGGGCGGTCGAACATGTCTGGTAGTTATGCCGCGTCAAATATGCCAACCATGCCTGAGTACAAGAAATTAGAAAGACTTGACTACATGAACATGGGGGACGCATTTAACAAGGGATATGATGCTGGTTCCGATTTATCTAAGGGTGTTACAAGAAGTCTAAAGGGCATTTCAAATGCGCTAGAGGGTTACGACAGCGGACCTAAAGAGGTATTGGAATTAATGGATGCCGCTCAAAACTTAGATCCAACGGCTAATGAATTAGCTGGCGGTGATAAGGGGAAAAATCCAACGGGCGGTAAGCTGGACAAAATCGGTAAGATAGACGATAAAATAAACATAGCAGATGAGGATTTGAAACTGTTGCTGGAATACGCGGATAGAAAGTCGATTCAAGACGTATCTATCACGTTAACCCCAACAGTTTCTTTTGGTGATCTCACAATTCGGGAAGAAGCGGATATAGATAAGATCGTCGATAAGATCAACAAGAACTTTGAAGATGAAATGGAGCGTAGTGTTGAAGGGGTGGTGGAGGCGTGA
- a CDS encoding DUF4352 domain-containing protein, translated as MKKTLKSISLAAALSVAVVGCGSGEVANTPDEGIGEEISNSNNNDGKGTKESSKGTLIEFGENFDLNNWKVVLNSWEFNQSVEDDLFSSSADEGDKYLVLKFSVTNNGTEADSFTSLAGSTKVKAMYDDKYEYNHLITMIDGDLSNKNVQPLSTADGFVVIKVPEIVESSSESITLNLKNGKDEIHIKLR; from the coding sequence ATGAAAAAAACTCTGAAATCAATTAGTTTAGCGGCTGCATTATCCGTTGCTGTGGTTGGATGCGGTAGTGGAGAAGTGGCTAATACACCCGATGAGGGAATCGGCGAGGAAATAAGCAATTCTAACAATAATGATGGAAAAGGAACAAAAGAATCATCTAAAGGAACATTAATTGAATTCGGCGAAAATTTCGATTTGAATAATTGGAAAGTAGTGTTAAATTCATGGGAGTTTAACCAATCTGTCGAAGATGATTTATTTTCTTCTTCTGCCGACGAAGGGGATAAGTATCTAGTTCTTAAGTTTTCCGTAACTAATAATGGAACGGAGGCAGATTCGTTTACGAGCTTGGCGGGGAGTACTAAAGTAAAAGCTATGTATGATGATAAATATGAGTATAACCATTTGATTACTATGATAGACGGGGATCTAAGCAATAAAAATGTTCAACCATTGTCTACAGCTGACGGTTTTGTTGTTATTAAAGTGCCTGAAATAGTCGAGTCATCTTCCGAAAGCATAACCCTTAACCTAAAAAACGGTAAGGATGAAATTCATATTAAATTAAGATAG
- a CDS encoding phage tail assembly chaperone encodes MGSFAAFMKGNVRQAENVKLKLERFDELIELRPIGSKEDDEIKSNCFVNKLGRKGKQERVFDPIKYNRGISVASIVSPDLNNEELQNSYGVRGADNLFAEMFLAGEANQILEEVMEISGIGDDINDDVEEAKN; translated from the coding sequence ATGGGTAGTTTTGCGGCGTTTATGAAAGGTAATGTTAGACAGGCCGAAAATGTTAAGTTAAAGTTGGAGCGATTTGACGAACTAATTGAATTAAGGCCCATTGGCTCTAAGGAAGATGATGAAATTAAATCGAACTGTTTTGTTAATAAGCTAGGTCGTAAAGGTAAGCAAGAGCGTGTATTCGATCCGATTAAGTATAATCGTGGAATTTCTGTTGCGTCTATCGTATCACCCGACCTAAACAATGAGGAGTTACAAAATTCCTACGGCGTTAGAGGGGCTGATAACCTATTTGCTGAAATGTTTTTAGCGGGTGAAGCCAATCAAATCCTCGAAGAGGTGATGGAGATTAGCGGTATCGGGGACGATATTAACGACGATGTCGAAGAAGCAAAAAACTAA
- a CDS encoding phage tail tube protein, producing the protein MSRNMQDADGISAKEGTVYITIDGQVHEYAELISFEARIEYIKASASAVGKRMKGSKIVGAEGTGSMSFYYHRPEMRRMALDYVRTGRYPIFDVQAVNADITSRAGKQTALIKNVVPDSALIAALDGDSEDFLQDSTDFTFDDFDFLDQFRPIND; encoded by the coding sequence ATGTCTAGAAACATGCAAGATGCTGATGGCATCAGCGCAAAAGAAGGAACGGTATATATTACGATTGATGGACAGGTACATGAATACGCGGAGTTAATTAGTTTTGAAGCACGTATTGAATATATTAAGGCTTCCGCTAGTGCGGTAGGCAAGCGAATGAAGGGGTCTAAGATTGTAGGGGCAGAGGGTACAGGTTCAATGTCCTTTTACTATCATAGACCAGAGATGCGCCGTATGGCCTTAGATTATGTCAGAACAGGTCGCTATCCGATCTTTGACGTACAGGCGGTTAACGCTGATATTACATCAAGAGCAGGCAAGCAGACCGCTCTAATCAAAAACGTTGTTCCTGATAGCGCGCTTATAGCGGCGCTTGATGGAGACAGTGAGGACTTTTTGCAAGATTCTACTGATTTCACATTCGATGACTTTGATTTCTTAGATCAATTCAGACCAATTAACGATTAG